A single Dreissena polymorpha isolate Duluth1 chromosome 14, UMN_Dpol_1.0, whole genome shotgun sequence DNA region contains:
- the LOC127857452 gene encoding receptor-type tyrosine-protein phosphatase T-like, whose translation MRNIVSEDVNVSAPGGDDNKRNQPAAIEGDNTSNPPVAIIAGAAGGGVALIIIIVVIVVVLKRRRKADSEPHPGCSNDYHTVDEIEKHVAKQDKPAPGKADSTNKSKRSGDVPKSKASVALDTDESVLEIDEDDRRILAKHQGNPNKHAQQEENVYYIGLEDIKKRKIAVDQLMDFVRSKPFEYFEEEFDKFPYGLTRSYDVARRTENLVKNRYQGIYAYDETRVEVKGGDSDYINASFIDGYKKRNAYIASLGPMTNQMGDFSVFWNMIWQQKVETVVMVTNLDEEGKTKCEKYWPEIGATKLYGQVSVHMMTEEVFAEFTRRTLKIAKGKSDRTLHHLHFTAWPDRGIPEDVTAILEFRHRVLKQQKQLEGPTLVHCSAGIGRTGTYIALDILVHEGEAEGAVDIQGCVLNMRRNRVNMVQTAEQYEFLHKALAHALTMESAPISVHQFQMHATSMDQSAKQKVFKQLVSFANNLSNAEMKALKRNTTLTNKNREGADIPSDENRPRLYLPGRSDTSDYINAVYMDSFKVKRRYIAAQSPLSGTVQDFLTLIFQENCTVIVSFHDLITDKVGVFYPADNQVLVVKDFEVTTDRKVDKRDNWVLRTLSLKYKKDGREKAVTHIQYTDWPQDSNVPTSPESFIHVIQFVGQRADASSGPIVLHCLDGAKHCGLFCTVSNLLEKMEMEQEVSVVNEVRRVQTRRRKAIANMEQFNFCYECVLQQIGSSNTYSNVGVK comes from the exons ATCATTGCCGGGGCAGCAGGAGGGGGCGTAGCACTGATCATAATCATAGTTGTTATTGTGGTCGTTTTAAAACGGAG ACGAAAGGCAGACAGTGAACCTCATCCAGGCTGTTCCAACGACTATCACACGGTAGATGAAATAGAGAAACATGTCGCTAAACaag ataAACCAGCCCCAGGAAAAGCTGATTCTACTAATAAATCAAAGAGAAGCGGTGATGTTCCAAAGTCGAAAGCTTCTGTTGCACTTGACACCGATGAAAGTGTACTGGAAATAG ACGAAGATGATAGGCGGATTCTTGCAAAACACCAGGGTAACCCGAACAAGCATGCACAACAGGAAGAGAATGTCTACTACATAGGACTGGAGGATATCAAGAAAAGAAAGATTGCTGTCGACCAATTGATGGATTTTGTTAGATCCAAACCTTTTGAATATTTTGAAGAAGAATTTGAT AAATTCCCCTACGGGCTAACCAGAAGCTATGACGTGGCAAGGCGAACGGAAAACTTGGTTAAAAACAGATATCAGGGCATTTATGCAT ATGACGAGACAAGAGTAGAAGTAAAGGGAGGCGACTCGGATTACATCAATGCAAGCTTTATTGAC GGTTACAAGAAGAGGAATGCATATATTGCCTCGCTTG GCCCAATGACGAATCAGATGGGAGACTTCAGTGTATTCTGGAACATGATCTGGCAACAGAAGGTCGAAACTGTCGTCATGGTTACCAATCTGGACGAAGAGGGG AAGACAAAGTGTGAGAAATATTGGCCAGAAATAGGTGCAACAAAGCTTTATGGGCAGGTGTCTGTCCATATGATGACTGAAGAGGTGTTTGCTGAGTTTACCCGACGTACCTTAAAAATAGCAAAG GGTAAGAGCGACCGGACCCTTCATCACCTGCATTTCACTGCCTGGCCTGATAGAGGGATTCCAGAGGACGTAACAGCGATCCTGGAGTTCAGACATAGGGTGCTGAAGCAACAAAAACAGTTGGAAGGTCCTACTCTCGTTCATTGCAG TGCTGGTATAGGTCGAACGGGGACTTACATTGCCCTGGACATTCTTGTACACGAAGGCGAGGCAGAAGGAGCCGTTGACATACAAGGATGTGTGCTGAACATGCGGAGGAACAGGGTCAACATGGTGCAGACAGCG GAGCAATACGAGTTTCTACACAAGGCTCTAGCGCATGCTCTGACGATGGAGAGCGCCCCGATCTCTGTTCACCAGTTCCAAATGCACGCTACTAGTATGGATCAAAGCGCCAAGCAAAAGGTATTCAAg CAACTTGTCTCTTTTGCCAACAATTTATCAAACGCTGAGATGAAAGCCCTGAAACGCAACACAACTCTGACAAACAAAAACAGAGAGGGTGCCGATATCCCAA GCGACGAAAACCGACCCCGCCTCTATCTGCCAGGACGTTCTGACACAAGTGACTATATCAATGCCGTCTACATGGAC AGTTTCAAGGTCAAACGCCGGTATATCGCGGCCCAGTCCCCGTTATCCGGCACCGTTCAAGACTTCCTTACACTGATCTTCCAAGAAAACTGCACGGTGATAGTGAGCTTCCACGATCTCATAACTGACAAG GTTGGAGTCTTCTATCCGGCGGACAATCAGGTGTTGGTGGTTAAGGACTTCGAGGTGACAACTGACAGGAAAGTTGACAAGAGAGACAACTGGGTGCTGCGCACGCTTtcacttaaatacaaaaaa gACGGCAGGGAGAAAGCCGTGACCCACATCCAGTACACTGACTGGCCACAGGATAGCAATGTACCAACATCTCCGGAAAGTTTTATCCATGTCATCCAGTTTGTTGGGCAACGTGCAGATGCTTCGAGTGGACCAATTGTTCTACATTGCTT AGACGGCGCGAAACACTGCGGACTGTTCTGTACGGTGTCTAACTTACTTGAGAAGATGGAAATGGAACAGGAAGTCAGTGTGGTGAACGAGGTCAGGAGGGTACAAACAAGGAGGAGGAAGGCCATTGCAAACATG GAACAGTTCAACTTCTGTTACGAGTGCGTCCTGCAACAGATTGGTTCCTCAAATACTTATTCAAACGTTGGAGTGAAGTGA